The genomic segment CTGGTTTTTGGCGCTGATTTCAGTTGTGATTGTGGCCACTATCTATGTCTCATTCACCCTGATTTTTAATTCCCCTCTGCCTGTATCTGAATTCTTAGAATAAAAGGATAAAGGGATCGCTATGAATGAAGTTTTAGAAGCCCTGTTTATCGTATTCAGCCTCGAAACCGTATCAATGATTTTGTTGGGGGTGCTGGCTGGCATTATTATTGGTGCGCTGCCGGGATTAACCGTCAACATGGGCATCGCCTTACTGCTGCCGTTGACCTATTCCTTTCAGGGGATGACCGGGATCCTTTTACTGTTGGGGGTCTATTGTGGTGCTGTATATGGCGGTTCAATTACGGCTATTTTGATTAGTACGCCGGGTACGCCTGCGTCCGCCGCGACTGTGTTGGATGGCTATCCAATGGCGAAAAAAGGTGAAGCGGGCCGTGCGTTAGGTCTGTCAACCATGGGTTCCATGTTTGGCGGTCTGTTTAGTACTATCGCATTGGTGCTGATTGCACCTCTGTTGGCAAAAGTAGCCACCGGTTTCTCCGCAGCAGAGTATTTTGCTCTGGCAGTATTTGGTATCAGTATTATCACCAGCGTTTCATCTAACTCGATTATTAAAGGATTGATCGGTGGTGGAATTGGTTTGTTTATTGCCACCATTGGTCTGGATCCAATGACTAGCGGAATGCGTTTTACTTTTGACTCTATTTACTTAATGGGCGGCGTTTCGTTTATACCGGTGCTGGTCGGGCTGTTCGCTTTTTCTCAGGGATTGCTAAGTTTTGAAGAGGATTATCGTGAGCGTATTGCCGGGCAGGTAAAGATTATTCGGGCGAATATCACACGTATCTTGCCAACCTGGCTCGATTTTAAACGTGTGTTACCTACCTATGTTCGTTCTTCGGTCATTGGTACCGGTATTGGCGCAGTGCCTGGCGTTGGTGGTGATATCGCGTCTTTTAT from the Limnobaculum zhutongyuii genome contains:
- a CDS encoding tripartite tricarboxylate transporter permease; translation: MNEVLEALFIVFSLETVSMILLGVLAGIIIGALPGLTVNMGIALLLPLTYSFQGMTGILLLLGVYCGAVYGGSITAILISTPGTPASAATVLDGYPMAKKGEAGRALGLSTMGSMFGGLFSTIALVLIAPLLAKVATGFSAAEYFALAVFGISIITSVSSNSIIKGLIGGGIGLFIATIGLDPMTSGMRFTFDSIYLMGGVSFIPVLVGLFAFSQGLLSFEEDYRERIAGQVKIIRANITRILPTWLDFKRVLPTYVRSSVIGTGIGAVPGVGGDIASFIAYNEAKRWSKHPEEFGHGSPEGVSAPEAGANSVAGGAMVPLMTLGIPGDGATAIIMGAFMVQGLALGPQLFTDHPVEVNSIFIGLFAANVFMGIMGFMGMRLFAKVMDIPRRVLVPIILMLCSVGAYSVNHSMTDVFVMMGAGFLAYILIKLDFSMSPIVIGIILGPMAESNLRRALMMSEGDPMVLLTRPICATFLAIAVLTLLLPVFGPKIKSLMKVRRG